Proteins found in one Labeo rohita strain BAU-BD-2019 chromosome 11, IGBB_LRoh.1.0, whole genome shotgun sequence genomic segment:
- the rpn1 gene encoding dolichyl-diphosphooligosaccharide--protein glycosyltransferase subunit 1: MWGAGAVSFVLVSCFFCASVSADGLVNEDVKRALDLSTHLAKITAEIQLANHGGSRVNSFTLALEAELAPHLAFIGASVKGEEEEDESLELKETTIHGQSGKFFEAQLPSSLAPGAKLRVKVETVFSHVLKPFPTHITQAERQLVVFQGNHYLYSPYPTRSQTTRVRLASKTVESYTKLGNPAKSEEAIEYGPFKDVPPFSQDVMKIHYENNTPFLTISSITRTIEVSHWGNIAVEETIDLRHTGAYLKGPFSRYDYQRQSDSGISSVKSFKTILPASAQDVYYRDEIGNISTSHLQVLDDSVEVEIRPRFPLFGGWKTHYIIGYNLPSYEYLYNLGDQYALKMRLVDHVYDDQVIDELTVKLILPEGAKNIHMDTPYPIARSQDELHYTYLDTFGRPVLVATKSNLVEQHIQDVVVHYTFNKILMLQEPLLVVGAFYILFFTVIIYVRLDFSITKDPAAEVRMKVASITEQVLTLVNKRLGLYRHMDEVVNRYKQSRDTGSLNNGRKTLEAEHRTLTNDINALQTRLKAEGSDLAEKVGEIQKLDGHLKDLVCRSCQEAERLVAGKVKKDAYIESDKTLTGKRQELVSRIDSLLDAL, from the exons ATGTGGGGCGCCGGAGCGGTGAGTTTTGTGTTAGTCTCGTGTTTTTTCTGCGCGTCGGTGAGCGCGGACGGGCTCGTGAATGAGGATGTGAAGCGCGCGCTGGATCTGAGCACTCACCTCGCCAAGATCACAGCCGAGATTCAGCTCGCGAATCACGGAGGCTCGCGGGTGAACAGCTTCACGCTCGCGCTGGAAGCAGAGCTCGCGCCGCACCTCGCCTTCATCGGTGCATCT GTTAAgggggaggaagaggaggatgaaAGCCTGGAGCTGAAGGAGACGACTATCCATGGACAAAG TGGTAAATTCTTCGAGGCACAGTTACCGTCTTCTCTCGCTCCGGGCGCTAAACTGCGGGTGAAGGTTGAGACGGTGTTCAGTCACGTGCTGAAGCCTTTCCCCACCCACATCACCCAGGCCGAGCGTCAGCTGGTGGTCTTCCAGGGGAACCACTACCTGTACTCCCCGTACCCCACACGCTCCCAGACCACACGCGTTCGCCTGGCCTCCAAAACCGTGGAGAGCTACACCAAGCTGGGCAACCCCGCCAAGAGCGAAGAGGCCATAGAGTACGGACCCTTCAAAGATGTTCCTCCCTTCAGCCAG GATGTCATGAAGATCCACTATGAGAACAACACCCCCTTCCTCACCATCAGCAGCATCACTCGCACCATCGAGGTCTCTCACTGGGGCAACATCGCCGTGGAGGAAACCATCGACCTGAGACACACCGGCGCTTACCTGAAGGGTCCTTTCTCCCGCTATGACTACCAGAGACAGTCTGATAGCGGCATTTCCTCAGTCAAATCTTTCAAG ACCATCCTCCCAGCCTCCGCTCAGGATGTGTATTACCGCGATGAGATCGGGAACATCTCCACCTCTCACCTCCAAGTTCTAGATGATTCCGTTGAGGTTGAAATCCGTCCCCGTTTCCCGCTGTTTGGTGGCTGGAAAACACATTACATCATTGGTTATAATCTTCCCAGCTACGAATACCTCTACAACCTGG GAGATCAGTATGCCCTCAAGATGCGTCTGGTCGATCACGTCTATGATGACCAGGTCATTGACGAGCTGACTGTGAAACTGATCCTGCCTGAGGGAGCCAA GAATATCCACATGGACACTCCCTACCCCATCGCCCGCAGTCAGGACGAGCTGCATTACACTTACCTGGACACCTTTGGCAGACCTGTGCTGGTGGCCACCAAGAGCAATCTGGTGGAGCAGCACATTCAGGATGTTGTG GTTCACTACACCTTCAATAAGATCCTGATGCTGCAGGAGCCTTTGTTAGTGGTGGGAGCGTTCTACATCCTCTTTTTCACCGTCATCATCTACGTGCGCCTCGACTTCTCCATCACCAAG GATCCAGCGGCAGAGGTGCGCATGAAGGTGGCCTCCATCACCGAGCAGGTGTTGACTCTGGTGAACAAGCGTCTGGGTCTGTACCGCCACATGGATGAAGTCGTGAACCGCTACAAGCAGTCTCGCGATACGGGATCGCTGAACAACGGCCGTAAGACCCTGGAGGCCGAGCACCGCACCCTCACCAATGACATCAACGCTTTACAAACCCGCCTCAAAGCGGAGGGCTCCGATCTGGCCGAAAAG GTCGGCGAGATACAGAAGTTGGACGGCCATCTGAAGGATCTGGTGTGCCGGTCCTGTCAGGAGGCCGAGCGGCTGGTGGCCGGAAAGGTGAAGAAGGACGCCTACATCGAATCGGATAAAACCCTGACGGGCAAGAGGCAAGAGCTGGTCAGCCGCATCGACAGCCTTCTGGACGCCTTGTAA